Proteins encoded within one genomic window of Bacteroides sedimenti:
- a CDS encoding TlpA family protein disulfide reductase, whose amino-acid sequence MNKIIKSLFCLFLIGIGTVQLNAQQKKTAVAQQAVADDRGYIVKVGDVAPDFEVALTNGKKVKLSALKGKVVMLQFTASWCGVCRKEMPFIESDIWQKHKDNNEFVLIGIDRDEPLEKVKEFAAQTKITYPLGLDPGAKIFTKYAESNAGITRNVLIDRTGKIVKMTRLYNEEEFAGLVKEIESQLAK is encoded by the coding sequence ATGAATAAAATTATCAAAAGTTTGTTTTGCCTGTTTCTAATAGGGATAGGAACTGTTCAGCTGAATGCTCAACAGAAAAAAACGGCAGTAGCGCAACAGGCGGTTGCTGATGACCGTGGTTATATTGTAAAGGTGGGAGACGTGGCACCCGATTTTGAGGTAGCACTGACCAACGGCAAGAAAGTGAAGCTATCGGCTCTGAAAGGAAAGGTGGTGATGCTGCAGTTTACCGCAAGCTGGTGTGGAGTATGCCGCAAAGAGATGCCATTTATTGAAAGTGACATCTGGCAAAAGCATAAGGACAATAATGAGTTTGTGCTAATTGGCATCGATAGGGATGAACCGCTGGAGAAAGTGAAAGAGTTTGCTGCACAGACTAAGATTACCTATCCTTTGGGATTGGACCCGGGAGCAAAGATTTTTACTAAGTATGCCGAATCTAATGCCGGAATAACCCGTAATGTGCTGATTGATAGAACTGGAAAGATTGTGAAGATGACCCGCCTCTATAACGAAGAGGAGTTTGCCGGACTGGTGAAGGAAATTGAGAGTCAACTAGCGAAATAG
- a CDS encoding acyltransferase family protein — MKNNTTLSIFKGIGIVLMVIGHSGCPAWLGRYIYLFHIPLFFMASGYFFNEKYISDKKTFLIKRIKGLYIPFMKWSLIFLLLHNLFIHIGILNNTYGSYLYSTKRILINAMNIIYRMGNYENALLGAFWFLRSLFVAGILFCMSFYLLRKFFKNATPITIAFIIGMTFYLVSGLKAYLHFPIPVIPQGGYRELLGVTFFSLGYIWKMGNVDINKKRWLYVVAAIILTVIMLVHPCSMSPSSSLVDLCYFSIGALSGCLLFFKISSVIDTRTNRLRRLLVYLGNNTMPILVFHFLCFKAVSLLKVYAYGMDVRNIGRHPIITEHNEYMWIVYTLVGIVFPLIISYLLGKTKYTRFLSFR, encoded by the coding sequence ATGAAGAATAATACAACCCTTTCAATATTCAAAGGAATTGGAATAGTGCTGATGGTCATTGGCCATTCGGGCTGTCCCGCCTGGCTTGGTCGATACATATATTTGTTCCATATTCCCTTGTTCTTCATGGCTTCGGGGTATTTCTTCAACGAAAAATACATCTCAGATAAAAAGACGTTTCTCATTAAACGAATCAAAGGGCTCTACATTCCTTTCATGAAATGGAGTTTGATATTCCTGTTGCTGCACAATCTGTTTATTCATATTGGGATTCTTAATAACACGTATGGCAGTTATCTGTATTCCACTAAAAGAATTCTGATTAACGCCATGAATATAATCTACCGAATGGGGAATTATGAAAATGCCCTGCTGGGCGCTTTCTGGTTTTTGCGTTCGCTGTTTGTTGCCGGCATACTATTTTGCATGAGTTTCTATCTGCTGAGAAAATTCTTCAAAAATGCCACTCCTATAACAATTGCCTTTATCATCGGAATGACCTTCTATCTAGTTAGCGGGCTGAAAGCTTACCTGCATTTCCCCATTCCTGTAATCCCCCAGGGCGGATACCGCGAACTGCTGGGAGTAACCTTTTTTAGTTTGGGTTACATTTGGAAAATGGGAAATGTGGATATAAATAAAAAGAGGTGGTTGTATGTTGTTGCGGCTATCATTCTTACTGTTATCATGCTGGTGCACCCTTGTAGCATGTCACCCAGCTCTTCCTTGGTAGACTTATGTTATTTTTCAATAGGGGCACTTTCCGGTTGTTTGTTGTTCTTCAAGATATCGTCTGTTATTGATACGAGAACAAACCGGTTGAGGAGGCTGCTTGTTTATCTGGGAAACAACACAATGCCTATTCTTGTTTTTCATTTCTTGTGCTTTAAAGCTGTGAGTTTGCTCAAGGTTTATGCGTACGGAATGGATGTAAGGAATATAGGCCGTCATCCCATCATAACGGAGCATAACGAATACATGTGGATAGTATACACGTTGGTTGGGATTGTTTTCCCGTTGATAATTAGCTATTTGCTTGGAAAGACCAAATATACCCGTTTTTTGTCATTCAGATAA
- a CDS encoding iron-containing alcohol dehydrogenase, whose translation MNNFVFQNPTKLVFGKGEIAQLATLIPEEKKILVTFGGGSVKRNGVYDQVVQALKNHKFIEFWGIEPNPEVETIRKAVALGTEHQVDFVLAVGGGSVLDGSKLIASALANPDKDPWSIVLGRYSETAIPYASVMTLPATGSEMNAGAVISRRETKEKYAFYTNYPIFSILDPEVTFSLPAFQVACGIADIFVHITEQYMTAPGQSRPMDRWAEGLLLTLLEIAPKIKENQNDYDVMADYMLTATLGLNGMISMGVSQDWCTHMIGHELTALHGVTHGASLAIVYPGTLRTLKEQKKGKILQYGERVFGITSGSEDERIEAAIAKTEEFFRSLGLATRLSEVNIGDETINLIAERFNTAGLAIGEQLNVTGDVAKQILLNCK comes from the coding sequence ATGAACAATTTTGTATTTCAAAATCCAACAAAGCTAGTCTTTGGTAAAGGTGAGATAGCTCAATTGGCTACACTTATCCCTGAAGAGAAGAAAATCCTGGTTACGTTTGGCGGAGGTAGCGTAAAGCGCAACGGCGTTTACGACCAAGTGGTTCAGGCCCTGAAAAACCACAAATTCATTGAGTTCTGGGGAATAGAGCCAAACCCTGAAGTGGAAACAATTCGCAAGGCGGTTGCCTTAGGAACAGAGCATCAGGTAGATTTTGTACTTGCCGTGGGTGGCGGGTCTGTGCTGGACGGAAGTAAGCTTATCGCCTCGGCGTTGGCAAACCCGGATAAAGATCCATGGAGCATAGTACTGGGAAGATACAGCGAAACAGCCATCCCATACGCTTCGGTTATGACGCTTCCTGCCACCGGGTCTGAAATGAATGCCGGTGCGGTTATCTCACGCAGAGAGACAAAGGAAAAGTATGCTTTCTATACCAACTATCCTATTTTCTCTATACTCGATCCGGAAGTTACCTTTTCGTTGCCGGCATTTCAGGTTGCCTGCGGTATTGCCGACATCTTTGTACACATCACCGAGCAGTACATGACCGCACCCGGACAATCTCGTCCGATGGACCGCTGGGCGGAAGGCCTTCTACTTACCCTATTGGAGATTGCTCCGAAAATCAAGGAGAATCAAAACGATTACGATGTGATGGCCGATTATATGCTGACAGCCACCCTGGGCCTTAACGGCATGATTAGTATGGGAGTTTCTCAGGACTGGTGCACCCACATGATTGGGCACGAACTGACGGCGCTGCATGGGGTTACCCACGGAGCTTCGCTGGCCATTGTCTATCCGGGCACTCTGCGCACGCTTAAAGAGCAGAAAAAAGGCAAAATATTGCAGTATGGAGAGAGAGTGTTCGGCATAACCTCGGGAAGTGAAGACGAGAGGATTGAAGCGGCAATTGCCAAAACCGAGGAGTTTTTCCGTTCTCTGGGACTGGCTACCCGGCTTTCTGAAGTGAATATTGGCGATGAAACAATTAACCTGATTGCTGAACGCTTTAACACAGCAGGTCTTGCCATTGGTGAGCAGCTGAATGTGACAGGAGACGTTGCAAAACAGATCTTGCTGAATTGCAAATAA